From a region of the Triticum aestivum cultivar Chinese Spring chromosome 7D, IWGSC CS RefSeq v2.1, whole genome shotgun sequence genome:
- the LOC123170357 gene encoding uncharacterized protein, which produces MAYSPELLPDDDAWSNDMYKAAKKDAERVLSGYVTKPTPELQYRHLVELLGARSKHEVLKDGAKLGEQLAESMLGEEVGWEALAEFWCKMPMYIAPSDNLDGHAEAIARGGELVTLLWALLTHLGVVSRPEATSTTNTTTTTTGASDVV; this is translated from the coding sequence ATGGCATATTCCCCCGAGCTACTTCCTGATGACGATGCTTGGAGCAACGACATGTACAAGGCTGCCAAGAAAGACGCCGAGCGTGTCCTCTCCGGCTACGTCACCAAGCCAACACCTGAGCTGCAATACCGACACTTGGTCGAGTTGCTGGGTGCGAGATCAAAGCATGAGGTGCTCAAGGACGGTGCAAAGCTTGGCGAGCAACTGGCGGAGTCGATGCTTGGAGAGGAGGTAGGGTGGGAGGCTCTGGCCGAATTTTGGTGCAAGATGCCGATGTACATTGCTCCATCGGATAACCTCGACGGGCACGCGGAGGCGATCGCCCGGGGCGGCGAGCTGGTAACGCTCCTGTGGGCGCTGCTCACCCATTTGGGGGTTGTCAGTAGGCCTGAGGCCACCTCCACTAccaatactactactaccaccacGGGTGCTTCTGATGTCGTTTAA
- the LOC123168466 gene encoding probable LRR receptor-like serine/threonine-protein kinase At3g47570, whose amino-acid sequence MKTWQLFMVHLLTHTLLFLTSSFSQPTNNQSSNYSADLPVLLSFKSLITSDPTKALSSWSWDPVRNDTSTVPLPDYCEWTGVSCSNRRHPGHVTAIRLDGLRLAGTICPQLGNLTRLRVLSLSDNNLQGEIPGTLGACTSLHALDLSRNYLYGSMPASLGLLSNLTSLNVTHNNLTGDIPMSFSNLTALTNLSMHSNYFHGQIPSWLGNLTSLTHLGLSQNSFNGHLSPALGKMANLVIFDITANRLEGPFPPSLFNLSSVTDFRISFNQFSGSLPLDIGFKLPKLHIFATNGNQFVGPIPASLSNASALKDLFFRGNQHHGLIPRDIGIHGHIRIFSLGHNFLQTTERRDWDFLTSLTNCSNLTILDLEQNNLEGVMPVTIANLSTELYWLTIGRNKIAGTIPAGLGKFQKLRKVILANSLFTGTLPLDIGQIPGLQYLDLSHNRFYGRIPQSLGNITQLSNLSLSNNFLDGSIPASLGTLTKLVSLDLSANSLMGEIPQEILSIPSLTLLLNLSSNALSGSIPTQIGKLNSLGIIDLSMNKLSGEIPDALSSCVQLNFLNLQGNLLQGQIPRGFSSLRGLEKLDLSNNNLAGPVPEFLLSLELLTYLNLSFNNLSGPVPNTGIFHNATVLLLPGNGMLCGGPPSLQLPSCPYNQASQHRCRVILFCIVGILIFFMCSLTACYLMKTRIKPNSGADQENEFRHEMHERISYAEIDAATESFSPANLIGSGSFGNVYIGTLNLDESLYTVAIKVLNLGKRGANRSFLRECEALRKIRHRKLVKVITVCSSLDRNGDEFKALVLEFVCNGNLDEWLHPKAATNSMTFRRLRLMERLCIALDVAEALEYLHHQIEPSIVHCDIKPCNILLDDDIVAHVTDFGLAKIMHTEECEHGGGGTESSSLVIKGTIGYVAPEYGSGSEPSTEGDVYSYGVLLLEIFTGRRPTDNFMDGVTGLVGYVRMSYPDKLLEILDASATYSGDTQHIIDIFLCPMFKLALACCEDSPRHRMKIDDVVKELNIIKRACAAHKAVHEFRATA is encoded by the exons ATGAAGACATGGCAGCTTTTCATGGTCCATCTTCTCACTCATACCCTCCTTTTTCTCACATCCAGCTTCTCTCAACCCACCAACAACCAAAGTAGCAACTACAGCGCCGATCTCCCTGTGCTCCTATCATTCAAATCGTTGATAACCAGTGACCCTACAAAGGCACTGTCCTCTTGGTCTTGGGACCCTGTCAGGAATGACACGAGCACGGTGCCATTGCCTGATTACTGCGAGTGGACGGGCGTGTCCTGCAGCAACCGCCGGCACCCAGGCCATGTCACCGCCATACGTCTGGATGGCTTGCGCCTAGCCGGCACCATCTGCCCGCAGCTCGGTAACCTGACCCGCCTCCGCGTCCTCAGTCTTTCGGACAACAACCTGCAAGGTGAGATCCCAGGCACCCTCGGTGCTTGTACATCACTTCATGCCTTGGACCTGAGCAGGAACTACCTCTATGGTTCCATGCCTGCTTCTCTAGGTCTCCTATCAAACCTCACATCTCTCAACGTTACCCATAACAATCTGACTGGTGATATTCCCATGTCATTCTCCAACCTCACAGCCCTCACGAACCTTAGCATGCATAGCAACTACTTCCATGGCCAAATCCCCAGCTGGCTCGGCAACCTGACTTCACTGACACACTTAGGATTATCCCAGAACAGTTTCAATGGCCATCTCTCTCCAGCTCTAGGTAAGATGGCTAATCTTGTTATATTTGACATCACAGCTAACAGACTGGAAGGCCCTTTTCCTCCATCCTTGTTCAATCTTTCTTCCGTCACAGACTTCCGCATCAGCTTCAACCAGTTTTCAGGATCTCTGCCGCTTGATATTGGCTTTAAGCTTCCCAAGCTACATATATTCGCCACAAATGGGAACCAATTCGTTGGACCAATACCAGCCTCCTTGTCAAATGCATCCGCACTTAAAGATTTGTTTTTTCGCGGAAATCAGCATCATGGGCTGATTCCACGGGACATTGGCATCCATGGTCATATCCGGATATTTTCCTTAGGACACAATTTTCTTCAAACCACAGAGCGTAGGGATTGGGATTTCCTCACATCCTTAACCAACTGTAGCAACCTGACAATACTAGACCTTGAACAAAACAACCTCGAAGGTGTTATGCCAGTCACTATTGCCAACCTATCTACAGAGCTCTACTGGCTTACAATAGGCAGAAACAAAATAGCTGGGACCATACCTGCAGGTTTAGGAAAGTTTCAAAAACTTAGAAAGGTCATCCTCGCAAATAGCCTTTTCACGGGCACCCTGCCTCTGGATATTGGCCAGATTCCTGGCCTCCAGTATCTTGACCTATCCCATAATAGATTCTATGGGCGGATTCCACAGTCATTAGGCAATATCACACAATTGAGCAACCTCTCTCTATCTAATAACTTTCTAGATGGCAGCATTCCAGCAAGCCTTGGTACCCTCACAAAACTTGTATCTCTGGATCTTTCCGCTAACTCCTTGATGGGGGAAATCCCACAGGAGATACTTAGTATTCCCTCTCTTACCTTACTTCTCAACCTCTCCAGCAATGCTCTAAGTGGCTCCATTCCAACACAGATAGGGAAGTTGAACAGCCTTGGCATAATCGACCTATCAATGAACAAGCTGTCTGGTGAAATCCCAGACGCTCTCAGCAGTTGTGTCCAACTGAATTTCCTAAATTTGCAAGGAAATCTTTTGCAAGGGCAAATACCGAGAGGCTTTTCTTCTTTGAGAGGCCTCGAAAAGTTGGATCTTTCCAATAATAACTTAGCAGGACCTGTACCTGAGTTCCTCCTGAGTTTGGAGCTCCTAACGTATCTAAACCTCTCTTTCAACAACTTATCTGGTCCCGTTCCAAATACAGGGATCTTTCACAATGCCACTGTATTGTTGCTCCCTGGTAATGGCATGCTATGCGGGGGTCCCCCATCCTTGCAACTCCCTTCATGCCCATATAACCAGGCTTCGCAGCATCGGTGTCGAGTCATACTCTTTTGCATTGTTGGAATTTTGATCTTCTTCATGTGCTCCCTAACTGCATGCTACTTGATGAAGACAAGAATCAAACCAAACAGTGGTGCTGATCAAGAAAACGAATTTCGCCATGAGATGCATGAGAGGATATCCTATGCTGAGATAGATGCAGCAACAGAGTCATTCTCACCGGCAAATTTGATTGGTTCTGGAAGTTTCGGCAACGTGTACATAGGAACTCTAAATCTTGATGAGAGTTTATATACTGTAGCAATCAAGGTTCTCAATCTTGGCAAACGAGGAGCTAACAGAAGCTTCTTGAGAGAGTGTGAAGCCCTAAGGAAGATTCGACACCGGAAACTTGTCAAAGTGATCACTGTGTGTAGCAGTTTGGACCGAAATGGTGATGAGTTCAAGGCACTTGTCTTAGAATTTGTCTGCAATGGAAATTTAGATGAGTGGCTGCATCCAAAAGCAGCGACTAACAGCATGACCTTTAGAAGGCTAAGGTTGATGGAAAGGCTATGCATTGCTCTTGATGTTGCAGAGGCATTAGAATATCTTCACCATCAAATTGAGCCATCCATAGTTCACTGTGATATCAAACCATGCAACATCCTTCTAGATGATGACATTGTTGCGCACGTTACCGACTTTGGTCTAGCAAAGATAATGCATACTGAAGAATGCGAGCATGGTGGTGGTGGAACCGAAAGCAGCTCACTTGTAATTAAAGGCACAATTGGATATGTCGCACCAG AGTATGGCTCAGGATCCGAACCCTCCACGGAAGGTGACGTATATAGCTACGGGGTGTTGCTATTGGAAATATTTACTGGAAGGAGGCCAACTGACAATTTCATGGATGGTGTGACAGGCCTTGTCGGCTATGTCAGGATGTCCTATCCTGATAAGCTACTGGAAATATTGGATGCTAGTGCAACCTACAGCGGAGACACGCAGCATATCATTGATATATTCTTATGTCCTATGTTTAAGCTTGCCCTAGCTTGCTGCGAGGATTCCCCAAGGCACAGAATGAAGATAGATGATGTAGTCAAGGAATTGAACATCATAAAGAGAGCATGTGCGGCTCATAAGGCTGTCCATGAATTTCGAGCAACCGCCTAA